The Leptotrichia hongkongensis DNA segment CTAAGTAAAGTTGGAGCAACTCCAAGCAATACAACGATTCTCGGACATAGCATGGGAGCTCTTATTGGAATACAATGGGGAATAAAAAATAAATACAAATACTTTATTTTGTCAGCTTTCCCTCTAAAAACTCAATTAGAAGTTATCGGTGGAAAAATTGCTACTCTTTTGGAAAGAATTATTTTCAGAAAAGTTTCTGCATTTAACAAAATTTTTGAAAAATGGAATACATACTTTGAGCCAAATGTAACAAAATTTGATTGGTTGACAAGAGATGAAATTGAAAATAAAAAATATGAAGATAACGAACTTTGTGGCTATTCTGTAACACCAAAGTTTTTTTCTGGAATTTTTTCCACAATGGCATTTATCAACAAAAATTACAAAAAATTAGATGAACACACAAAAATATTGGCTATTTACGGAACTGATGACAAAGCGATTGATATTCCATATATCAGTAAAATTTTTAATATATTAAGAAAGAAAAAAAGAAGAATAAATATTCTTGAAAATAAGAATGGAAGGCACGAATCTCTTAATGAAACAAATAAACACGAAATTTATGATGAAATTTTAAAATGGTTAAATGCAAAAGATTTTTAATTTATAACAAAAAATTTAAAAAAATTGCAAAAAATAATAAATTTTTATCGAAAAATATGATATAATTAAAGAAGTTAATTTTAATAGGAGGAAAAATGGGCGTATTTGATTTTGTAAAAATATTTAGAGTAAACAAAAGTATCTCAATAGACTTGGGAACTG contains these protein-coding regions:
- a CDS encoding alpha/beta fold hydrolase; this translates as MEKQYFESFDNKKIPYLFFESKRERYKNNIVIFHGMIEPIDRYAEFAEFLASNGYNVFVMEIRSHGELKDGEIGDFGKGGIKSVFKDIDNFFTKILSKVGATPSNTTILGHSMGALIGIQWGIKNKYKYFILSAFPLKTQLEVIGGKIATLLERIIFRKVSAFNKIFEKWNTYFEPNVTKFDWLTRDEIENKKYEDNELCGYSVTPKFFSGIFSTMAFINKNYKKLDEHTKILAIYGTDDKAIDIPYISKIFNILRKKKRRINILENKNGRHESLNETNKHEIYDEILKWLNAKDF